In a single window of the Tigriopus californicus strain San Diego chromosome 2, Tcal_SD_v2.1, whole genome shotgun sequence genome:
- the LOC131892997 gene encoding tyrosine-protein phosphatase Lar-like isoform X8, translated as MRGTFGVSLCQILAFLVAQTLGKNPPVISEVPQRQRVRAGGIAALQCMATGDPTPHITWRKNGNKIPSTVLRYSILEFTGGSVLRIEPIRKKETQFECVAENGVGDPVSASIELEIFDDKSLPPGFPRIIQSPAMKVEEKGRNALLVCQATGNPQPNIYWVKDGMRLNPNPRYIITEQGSLQIKDSQETDQGKYECVAENAVGTEYSYSAQLYVRVRRVPPQFTIPPESEYEVMVGSGINLTCVANGSPMPHVKWRRGSQDVTPGMAPPIGMNVLQLHNIQETENYTCVAASKLGIIEATTIVRVQALPRPPSKVKISEVTPTSVRLSWSYPGSPTEVQYYVIQYKPKLASWDYKEISGAITTFYDIRGLTPYTEYEFVVLAVNNVGRGDKSMPVVTTTGETAPGYAPRNVSVRPLSSSTMVIQWNEPQAQNGPVTGYKVYYTTNPGLSLSQWESQFVDNNKLTTISDLTPHTIYTIRVEAYTAIGPGPPSAPVQVKTQQGVPSQPSNLRVSEARATSVRLSWEQPAHSGENIVSYELYWNDTFTPDFENHRSLPVSKEYYLEGLYPNTLYHIWLAAKSKRGEGATTPPIAVRTEQYVPGAPPDLVKAYPESSTSIRVVWQPPPENKRNGKITYYKIYHVPNSRTDSDATMIEINDSDRQEFIIDELRKWTEYRIWMLAGTQIGDGPISYPVIIKTDEDVPGEPQNVAAQPLNSSSVEVTWDPPSDKDRNGVIRGYQIYVQPKNTESLYYQMPLRFNTGSSDVTSFNVTNLQPDTRYVVQVAALTRKGDGTRSQPVKVKTPGGVPTRPNIDLKIVKKDPTITMDIEWTKPMETYGELKGYRVRYGHRGQKLTEIRITDPEVQHQEISNLEKGIEYEFRVAGMNKVGAGQEAIKAFLTPEGVPSDSPKNITTRFQTPDVIEISYDPPPEIAQNGQITMYDIQFWKAVTPEEKRMRSTTEKKTVFANLEDNTEYKFSVRANTRKGYGPWSTQVSFRTDRNIIRAPQHVQAMATSDSSIEVWWEAVPLRTKVIGYELFYTMTEVDDLDKWQRKSVGLTTSAELINLERDARYAIAVAARTHDGLGRLSQRINEKVKPQDVVLNLRATEVTTHTMTLSWGQPIRLTPINYKISYNAYKEFVDAQGITQSAQVQPITILVSPKTQEYKIKDLSPFTTYHVNVSAIPSDRSYRPPAKITVTTQMAAPQPMVKPDFYGVRAHDRGELTVFLPQASEEYGPISHYYLVVIPHSNSSGVKYPDQFNTADLVSNSKASLANKEEDEDKPYIAAKFLQRSIPYTFVLGNSQNYEGFINNKLNKGILYKIFVRAYVDTPQKHLYTSSPFSPELSLDMMQEPPGPPPQRPKPGRGLYNGDDPKGLPNPKQASMMWIVGPILAVILFFFFVLLICVLKRRRQNPNQPLEQGAVHTPLMAGFEMPTSMGGTGGHVTLVAPSDPVELRRLNFQTPGMISHPPIPVSEMDAHIDDLKSNDNLKFSQEYESIEPGQQFTWDNSSMEINKPKNRYANVIAYDHSRVVLQPADGVLGSDYINANYCDGYRKQNAYIATQGPLPETFADFWRMVWEQRSSTIVMLTKLEERARIKCDQYWPTRGTESYGVMSVTLTDTQELASYVIRTFQLQRIGYTDRREVKQFQYTAWPDHGVPEHPAPFLQFLRRITAMNPMDAGPVITHCSAGVGRTGAFIVIDSMLERVRHEKTIDVYGHVTCLRSQRNYMVQTEDQYIFIHDALLEAVNCGFTEVPARSLHHHIQQLMQMELGDNITAMEIEFKKLASIQTEPDKFLSANLPCNKFKNRLVNILPYESSRVCLEPIRGIEGSDYINASYIDGYRYRNAYIATQGPLAETVEDFWRMIWEHNSTIIVMLTKQREMGREKCAQYWPSDRSARYQCFVVDPLAEYNMPQYLLREFKVTDARDGQSRTIRQFQFTDWPEQGVPKSGEGFIDFIGQVHKTKEQFGQEGPITVHCSAGVGRTGVFISMSIVLERMQYEGVVDVFQTVRALRTQRPAMVQTEDQYQFCYRAALEYLSAFDPLYPE; from the exons ATCCTCCTGTGATATCGGAAGTTCCCCAAAGACAACGCGTCCGAGCGGGTGGAATTGCCGCCCTTCAATGCATGGCTACGGGTGATCCAACGCCTCATATAACATGGCGAAAGAATGGGAACAAAATTCCCAGCACAGTATTAAG ATATTCGATTCTTGAGTTTACGGGCGGATCTGTCTTGAGGATCGAGCCGATTCGTAAGAAAGAAACTCAGTTTGAATGCGTGGCCGAGAATGGGGTCGGAGATCCGGTATCCGCCAgcattgaattggaaattttcGATG ACAAGTCATTGCCACCAGGATTCCCCCGGATAATCCAGAGCCCTGCGATGAAAGTGgaggaaaaaggaagaaacgCCCTGCTCGTCTGCCAAGCCACTGGAAATCCTCAGCCCAATATCTATTGGGTCAAGGATGGCATGCGATTGAACCCCAATCCGCGGTACATCATTACGGAACAAG GGTCGCTGCAAATCAAAGACAGCCAAGAGACGGACCAAGGCAAATACGAGTGCGTGGCGGAAAATGCAGTGGGCACGGAATATTCTTATTCGGCACAACTCTACGTGCGAG TCCGACGGGTCCCTCCTCAGTTCACGATTCCCCCCGAATCCGAATATGAAGTGATGGTGGGGTCAGGCATTAACCTGACTTGCGTGGCTAACGGCAGTCCCATGCCGCATGTGAAATGGCGCAGAGGATCGCAA GATGTAACCCCCGGAATGGCTCCCCCTATCGGAATGAATGTTCTCCAATTGCATAACATCCAAGAGACGGAGAACTACACTTGTGTAGCTGCCAGCAAACTAGGTATCATCGAGGCCACCACCATCGTCCGAGTTCAAG CTCTGCCTCGACCTCCGAGTAAGGTCAAGATCTCAGAAGTGACTCCGACGTCGGTGCGTCTTTCGTGGTCATATCCGGGATCGCCCACTGAGGTGCAGTACTACGTCATTCAGTACAAGCCCAAATTGGCGAGTTGGGACTACAAGGAGATCTCGGGCGCCATCACTACGTTCTATGACATCCGTGGGTTGACCCCATACACCGAGTACGAGTTTGTGGTATTGGCCGTGAACAATGTGGGCCGAGGCGACAAATCCATGCCAGTTGTGACCACAACAGGAGAAACAG CACCAGGATATGCCCCTAGGAACGTTTCTGTGCGGCCTTTGAGCTCATCGACCATGGTCATTCAATGGAACGAGCCTCAGGCTCAAAATGGACCAGTGACG GGCTACAAGGTGTATTACACCACCAACCCCGGCTTGTCTTTGTCACAATGGGAGTCCCAGTTTGTAGATAACAACAAGTTGACCACGATCTCGGATTTGACGCCACACACCATATACACCATCAGGGTGGAAGCCTACACGGCCATTGGTCCTGGGCCACCCTCTGCGCCAGTCCAAGTGAAGACTCAACAAGGGGTTCCCTCTCAGCCATCCAATCTCCGGGTTTCCGAAGCCAGGGCGACCTCTGTCCGATTGAGTTGGGAACAACCTGCGCACTCGGGCGAGAACATCGTGTCTTACGAGCTCTACTGGAACGATACCTTTACCCCTGAC TTTGAGAACCACCGGTCTTTGCCCGTCTCAAAAGAGTATTACCTCGAGGGTTTATACCCTAACACCCTGTATCATATCTGGTTGGCAGCCAAGTCCAAACGAGGAGAAGGTGCCACGACCCCTCCCATTGCAGTTCGAACCGAGCAATATG TTCCCGGCGCGCCGCCAGACTTGGTAAAGGCTTACCCGGAGAGCTCCACTTCAATCCGAGTTGTCTGGCAGCCGCCTCCAGAGAACAAGCGCAACGGTAAAATTACCTATTACAAGATATACCACGTGCCTAACTCTCGGACCGACTCGGATGCCACCATGATTGAGATCAATGACTCGGATCGGCAAGAGTTCATCATTGATGAGCTCAGAAAGTGGACTGAGTACAGAATCTGGATGCTGGCCGGAACTCAGATTGGGGACGGACCCATTTCTTATCCCGTGATCATCAAGACTGATGAAGATG TGCCTGGAGAGCCGCAAAACGTCGCAGCTCAACCCTTGAACTCAAGTTCTGTGGAAGTGACCTGGGATCCTCCATCGGATAAGGACCGAAATGGCGTTATCCGTGGATATCAGATCTACGTCCAGCCCAAGAACACG GAATCCCTCTATTATCAAATGCCTTTGCGATTTAATACGGGGTCTTCGGACGTGACGTCATTCAATGTGACAAATCTCCAGCCCGACACTAGATACGTGGTTCAAGTAGCCGCTCTCACCAGAAAAGGTGACGGAACCAGAAGCCAACCCGTGAAAGTGAAAACCCCAGGAGGTGTTCCCACCAGACCCAACATCGATTTGAA aATTGTGAAAAAGGACCCCACAATAACCATGGACATTGAGTGGACCAAGCCTATGGAGACTTACGGAGAACTGAAAGGCTACCGGGTTCGATATGGTCACCGCGGCCAAAAGTTAACCGAAATCAGAATCACTGACCCCGAGGTGCAACATCAAGAAATCTCTAATCTGGAGAAGGGCATCGAGTACGAATTTCGTGTAGCTGGGATGAACAAAGTGGGAGCTGGGCAAGAGGCAATCAAAGCATTTCTCACCCCGGAAGGCGTTCCCTCCGACTCCCCAAAGAACATTACGACTCGTTTCCAGACTCCCGATGTCATCGAGATTTCGTACGATCCGCCGCcagaaattgctcaaaatggacAAATCACGATGTACGATATACAGTTCTGGAAAGCCGTGACTCCCGAGGAGAAACGAATGCGCTCTACCACAGAGAAGAAAACGGTATTCGCCAACCTAGAAGACAACACCGAGTACAAATTCAGTGTTCGGGCCAATACTCGCAAAGGCTACGGTCCTTGGAGCACTCAGGTGTCTTTCCGGACTGACCGGAACATTATTCGGGCTCCACAACATGTCCAGGCCATGGCTACTTCAGACTCTTCCATCGAGGTGTGGTGGGAAGCTGTGCCGTTACGGACGAAAGTTATTGGATACGAATTGTTTTACACCATGACCGAGGTCGACGACCTTGACAAGTGGCAACGCAAGTCTGTGGGTCTGACCACATCAGCCGAACTCATCAATTTGGAGAGAGATGCTCGATATGCTATAGCTGTGGCAGCTAGAACACACGATGGCTTGGGTCGCCTTTCCCAAAGAATCAATGAGAAGGTTAAGCCACAGGATGTCGTTTTGAACTTGAGAGCAACTGAGGTGACCACTCACACCATGACTTTGTCTTGGGGACAACCTATTCGGCTTACGCCAATCAATTACAAGATCAGTTATAATGCCTACAAGGAATTTGTGGACGCCCAAGGAATCACACAATCAGCCCAAGTCCAACCTATCACCATATTGGTGTCGCCCAAGACTCAAGAGTACAAAATCAAGGACCTGTCCCCGTTCACCACTTATCATGTAAACGTGTCTGCCATTCCATCGGATCGATCTTATCGACCACCAGCCAAGATCACGGTCACCACTCAAATGGCTGCACCGCAGCCCATGGTTAAGCCAGACTTTTACGGTGTACGGGCCCACGACCGAGGTGAATTGACTGTGTTCTTGCCCCAAGCCTCTGAGGAGTATGGGCCAATTAGTCATTACTACTTGGTGGTGATACCTCATAGCAACTCTAGTGGTGTCAAATATCCAGATCAATTTAACACTGCAGATTTGGTGAGCAATAGCAAAGCGTCACTGGCCAATAAGGAAGAAGATGAGGACAAGCCATACATTGCCGCCAAGTTCCTCCAACGATCCATCCCCTACACGTTTGTCTTGGGCAATAGTCAGAACTATGAGGGATTCATCAATAATAAACTGAACAAAGGCATCTTGTACAAGATATTTGTTCGAGCCTATGTTGACACTCCTCAGAAGCATCTGTATACCTCTAGTCCATTTTCACCAGAGTTGTCTTTGGACATGATGCAAGAACCACCCGGTCCACCTCCTCAGAGGCCGAAACCTGGCCGTGGCCTATACAATGGCGATGATCCCAAGGGACTGCCCAATCCAAAACAAGCCTCCATGATGTGGATTGTTGGTCCCATATTAGCCGTGAtcctatttttcttctttgtcttgCTAATTTGCGTACTGAAACGTCGGCGTCAAAATCCTAATCAACCTCTGGAGCAAGGTGCGGTCCATACGCCATTGATGGCGGGTTTTGAAATGCCAACTTCAATGGGCGGAACTGGAGGCCATGTTACCCTCGTGGCGCCTTCAGATCCAGTGGAGCTTAGACGATTGAATTTCCAGACCCCTGGCATGATATCTCATCCCCCTATACCAGTGTCGGAAATGGATGCACACATTGACGACTTGAAGTCCAATGACAATCTGAAGTTTTCTCAGGAATATGAGAGCATTGAACCGGGCCAGCAATTCACGTGGGACAATTCATCGATGGAGATTAACAAACCCAAGAACCGCTACGCCAATGTCATCGCTTACGATCATTCGCGGGTGGTTTTACAGCCGGCAGACGGCGTCCTCGGATCCGACTACATCAACGCCAACTACTGTGATGGCTACAGGAAGCAAAACGCCTATATTGCCACCCAG GGTCCTTTACCAGAGACGTTTGCCGACTTTTGGCGAATGGTCTGGGAGCAGAGATCTTCAACCATTGTGATGCTCACAAAATTGGAAGAGAGGGCTCGAATCAAATGTGACCAATACTGGCCCACACGAGGCACCGAGAGTTATGGAGTGATGTCCGTAACTCTAACAGACACTCAAGAGCTCGCTAGTTATGTCATTAGGACGTTCCAATTGCAGAGA ATTGGCTACACAGATCGCCGGGAGGTGAAGCAGTTCCAGTACACAGCGTGGCCGGACCACGGAGTCCCGGAACATCCTGCTCCATTCCTCCAATTCCTGAGAAGAATCACAGCTATGAACCCAATGGATGCTGGGCCTGTCATCACTCATTGCAG CGCTGGTGTCGGTCGAACTGGAGCTTTCATTGTCATAGACTCAATGTTGGAGCGGGTACGGCATGAAAAGACGATAGATGTGTACGGACATGTCACATGTCTTAGATCTCAGAGGAACTATATGGTTCAAACGGAGGATCAGTATATCTTCATTCACGATGCTCTACTTGAGGCCGTCAACTGCGGCTTCACTGAGGTCCCTGCCCGATCCCTGCATCATCACATCCAACAACTGATGCAGATGGAACTTGGGGATAATATTACAGCCATGGAAATCGAGTTCAAAAAGCTGGCCAGTATCCAAACAGAACCAGACAAATTCCTTTCGGCCAACCTTCCTTGTAACAAGTTCAAAAATCGTTTGGTTAACATTCTTCCATACGAATCTTCAAGGGTCTGCTTAGAGCCAATCAGAG GTATTGAGGGTAGTGACTACATCAACGCAAGTTACATCGATGGATATCGCTATCGGAACGCTTACATTGCCACGCAAGGTCCCTTGGCCGAGACTGTGGAGGATTTCTGGCGCATGATCTGGGAACACAACTCGACCATCATAGTAATGCTTACCAAACAACGCGAGATGGGTCGG GAAAAATGTGCTCAATATTGGCCGAGTGATCGATCTGCGCGCTATCAGTGCTTTGTTGTTGATCCACTGGCTGAATATAATATGCCACAATATCTTCTTCGCGAGTTCAAAGTCACTGACGCTCGAGACGGACAATCTAGGACAATTCGGCAGTTCCAATTCACAGATTGGCCAGAGCAGGGTGTTCCTAAGAGTGGTGAAGGTTTCATCGATTTCATTGGTCAGGTGCACAAAACCAAAGAACAATTCGGTCAAGAGGGACCGATTACGGTTCATTGCAG CGCCGGTGTTGGTCGCACAGGGGTGTTCATCTCGATGAGCATTGTCTTAGAACGCATGCAGTATGAAGGCGTCGTTGATGTATTCCAAACGGTCAGAGCTCTCAGGACGCAAAGACCTGCCATGGTACAAACGGAGGATCAGTATCAGTTCTGTTATCGAGCCGCCCTCGAATATTTGTCAGCATTTGATCCGTTATATCCTGAATGA